Proteins encoded by one window of Microcoleus sp. FACHB-68:
- a CDS encoding PAS domain S-box protein: MNLHTGSLDPNPSEDSQTSLRQQLAQSQARCRQMETALAQTEAQLKQCRQQVEYLAQNSAITPDITECQHTEAALRESQQRLSTITGNLPGVVYRWVFDADGKISIPYVSAGLLELLGISAEERMAHPERLFDTVHPEDLAPLQKALATSRETLAPLNHKYRLINSSGQLKWLRTIARVHATDTGDIVFDGLSLDITAHKFAEEALRESEAMNRALISALPDLLFRIARDGTYLDCIPAADIPMFVPPHEFLGKKVTEVLPIGLAMELMSAIELVLQTGNTQLVEFQLPVQGHLYDYETRIAVSGKDRNEVLAIVRDITDRKQAERLLQVQIQRTDVILQTAIDGFCILNLRRQFLEVNPAFCALVGYSRQELLGIHISILEAVESPLASPKYIKTLIQTGSARFEIALRHKNGQTVSAEVSITFAEINQERFFFAFVRDISERKQAEAALRESQERFRQLAENLSDVFWMMNAGKTQFLYISPAYEQIWGRTCESLYRQPSSFLDAIHPDDRQSIITICKNQNQDNFDQEYRVIQPDGSVRWIRTRAFPVCNERGEVYRIVGISQDITLAKQVAEERDRFFSLSLDILGIADFDGYFKRVNPAISTILGYTPEEFLSIRFLDIIHPDEYAVTLAELKKLKKGNPTFYFENRYRCKDGTYKWISWTAFPVLEERLIYTVSRDITEKKLTEVAIKESQEKYKILFETFPIGISITDENGNIIDVNPASEKILHIPKKDHIRRNFESPEWHGLQADGTPVEFNKLPAVRALKENKVFENVELGIIKDDQEVTWISVTAAPIPLKGYGVAIAYTDITERKQATEALRRSEQEFRTLAENIPDIITRFDQQLCHLYVNPAAEEASGLPPQALIGKTNRELDFPESIVSAWETVMKRVFKTGCEALMEFDFPSPNGHNYYEARIVPEFLIDGERHPDGEVQSILCITRNMTERKQMENSLKIAQARLEHLLTASPAVIYSSKVSEDYGATFISKNIKIQLGYEAQEFTENASFWSDHIHPEDAPGILAQMQIVPEKEQRTFEYRFQHQDGTYRWMYDQVQLVRDESGNPLEMVGFWIDITERKQAEAQLIRISQAVESATDAINIADITTQHIYQNPAFQELFGYRIDELFALGGASVLFCDKAVANEVFETISHGGFWSGEVKMQNRQGKILDILLRAYAIKDNSGQMIGLVSVHTDISDRKRTLEALQEREMRFRTLTETVTAAIFISQGTQLRYVNSAAEELTGYTREELLAGGTELIHPKFREFFINRMGEGFSLPYLRQQDQQLASRYELQLLTKTGQERWVNLSVSLMEFDGQIAALSAAFDITERKQAEQSLKYRLVLEQLISDISTHFLNLPPAEIDRGINEALYALGEFINVERTYVFLFSETGTEMSNTHEWCAPGIESHIHRLQNLPVSAFPWLVEILRRGEVLQICELAELPPEARAEKAECELEGIQSMLNVSLVAGGEVVGFMGCDSAHPHKTWTEDHITLLRIVGEIIVTAMERRRAQEEKTQLIASLQERAADLARSNAELEQFAYVASHDLQEPLRAVTGYTQLLARRYSGQLDTKADEYIAFAVEGATRMQKLIQDLLLFSRVGRRGKAFGPVNLGNVLTTAVANLQVAITENNATITHSELPTVKGDPTQLVQLLQNIISNAIKYRSSGPPIIHVSAQRQDEQWQLSICDNGIGIDLKYAERIFLVFQRLHTREEYPGTGIGLAICQKIVERHGGRIWVDSRLAEGSTFYFTIPDAKELHEEHDSHQ; this comes from the coding sequence ATGAACCTCCACACCGGCTCTCTAGATCCTAACCCTTCTGAGGATTCACAGACTTCCCTGCGGCAGCAGTTGGCACAGTCGCAAGCGAGATGCCGGCAAATGGAAACCGCCTTAGCGCAAACCGAAGCCCAACTCAAACAATGCCGGCAGCAGGTGGAGTATCTGGCGCAAAATAGTGCCATCACTCCAGATATTACAGAATGCCAACACACCGAAGCAGCACTGCGGGAAAGCCAGCAGCGATTATCTACCATCACCGGCAATTTGCCTGGAGTCGTCTATCGCTGGGTGTTTGATGCCGACGGCAAAATTTCCATCCCCTACGTCAGCGCCGGCTTGTTAGAACTACTCGGCATTTCGGCTGAGGAAAGGATGGCACATCCTGAACGGCTGTTCGATACGGTTCATCCTGAGGATCTTGCGCCCCTGCAAAAAGCACTCGCAACCTCAAGGGAAACCCTGGCACCCCTCAATCATAAATACCGGCTGATTAATTCTTCAGGACAACTGAAATGGCTTCGCACGATCGCACGGGTACACGCCACTGACACTGGCGACATCGTCTTTGATGGACTAAGCCTAGATATCACCGCCCACAAGTTTGCTGAAGAGGCGCTGCGCGAAAGTGAAGCAATGAATCGCGCTTTAATCTCGGCGCTGCCTGATTTGCTGTTCCGCATCGCCAGAGATGGCACCTATCTGGACTGCATCCCAGCAGCAGATATTCCGATGTTTGTACCGCCTCATGAGTTCTTAGGCAAAAAAGTGACAGAGGTGTTACCAATTGGGCTAGCGATGGAATTGATGAGCGCCATCGAGCTAGTGCTGCAAACGGGCAACACCCAACTCGTTGAATTTCAGCTGCCGGTTCAAGGCCATCTGTACGATTACGAAACTCGGATCGCCGTCAGTGGCAAAGATCGAAATGAAGTTTTAGCGATTGTGCGCGACATTACAGATCGTAAGCAAGCTGAGCGCTTGTTGCAAGTGCAGATACAGCGCACGGATGTGATTCTGCAAACCGCCATTGATGGCTTCTGCATTCTCAATCTACGCCGGCAGTTTCTGGAAGTTAACCCCGCATTTTGCGCCCTTGTCGGCTACTCGCGGCAAGAACTATTGGGAATACACATCAGTATTTTAGAAGCCGTTGAAAGCCCTCTAGCCAGCCCCAAATACATCAAAACCCTGATCCAAACCGGCTCGGCTCGGTTTGAGATTGCGTTGCGCCATAAAAACGGGCAAACGGTGAGTGCAGAAGTCAGCATTACCTTTGCCGAAATTAACCAAGAAAGATTTTTCTTTGCCTTTGTTCGTGATATCAGTGAGCGGAAACAAGCGGAAGCGGCACTTCGGGAAAGTCAAGAACGTTTTCGCCAGCTAGCAGAAAACCTCAGCGATGTATTTTGGATGATGAATGCCGGCAAAACGCAGTTCCTCTACATCAGTCCCGCCTACGAGCAAATTTGGGGCAGAACTTGCGAGAGTTTATACCGGCAACCTTCCTCTTTTTTAGACGCCATCCATCCAGACGATCGCCAGAGCATCATTACCATCTGTAAAAACCAAAACCAAGACAATTTTGATCAAGAATATCGAGTCATTCAGCCCGACGGCTCAGTTCGTTGGATCAGAACCCGCGCCTTTCCAGTTTGTAACGAACGGGGAGAAGTTTACCGCATCGTTGGTATCTCCCAAGACATCACCCTCGCCAAGCAAGTAGCAGAAGAACGCGATCGCTTTTTTAGTCTTTCGCTTGATATTTTAGGAATTGCCGATTTCGACGGCTATTTCAAGCGTGTAAATCCCGCCATCTCCACCATCCTTGGCTATACCCCTGAAGAATTTCTTTCAATCCGATTTCTAGACATTATTCATCCCGACGAGTACGCCGTTACTTTAGCAGAGCTAAAAAAATTAAAAAAGGGAAACCCAACTTTTTATTTTGAAAACCGCTACCGCTGTAAAGATGGCACTTACAAGTGGATATCTTGGACAGCATTTCCGGTTCTAGAAGAACGGTTAATTTATACAGTTTCTCGCGACATTACAGAAAAAAAGTTAACTGAAGTAGCCATAAAAGAAAGCCAAGAAAAATATAAAATTTTATTTGAAACTTTTCCAATTGGTATTTCAATAACCGATGAAAATGGCAATATTATTGATGTGAATCCGGCTTCAGAAAAAATTTTGCATATTCCAAAGAAAGACCACATTAGAAGAAATTTTGAAAGCCCAGAATGGCATGGATTGCAAGCCGACGGAACCCCGGTGGAATTTAATAAACTCCCAGCCGTAAGAGCATTAAAAGAAAACAAAGTTTTTGAAAATGTAGAATTAGGAATTATTAAAGACGATCAGGAAGTTACCTGGATCAGTGTTACTGCCGCTCCGATTCCCCTAAAAGGTTATGGCGTAGCAATTGCCTACACAGACATTACTGAACGCAAACAGGCAACCGAAGCATTACGCCGCAGTGAACAAGAATTTAGAACCCTAGCCGAAAATATTCCTGATATTATCACTCGCTTCGATCAACAATTATGCCACCTCTATGTTAACCCAGCTGCTGAAGAGGCAAGTGGATTGCCTCCTCAAGCATTAATCGGCAAAACAAATCGTGAGTTAGACTTTCCCGAATCCATTGTATCTGCTTGGGAAACCGTGATGAAGCGAGTCTTCAAAACCGGCTGCGAAGCACTCATGGAATTTGATTTCCCCAGCCCGAATGGACATAACTATTATGAAGCTCGAATCGTGCCGGAATTTTTGATAGATGGAGAACGGCATCCAGACGGGGAAGTGCAATCAATTTTGTGCATTACTCGCAATATGACTGAGCGCAAACAGATGGAAAATTCGCTGAAAATTGCTCAGGCACGTCTGGAACATTTGCTCACTGCTAGCCCAGCCGTTATCTACAGCAGCAAAGTATCAGAAGATTACGGTGCCACCTTTATCAGCAAAAATATCAAGATTCAGCTCGGCTACGAAGCACAAGAATTTACAGAAAACGCAAGTTTCTGGAGTGATCATATCCATCCAGAAGATGCCCCTGGTATTCTTGCTCAGATGCAAATTGTGCCAGAAAAAGAGCAGCGCACCTTTGAATACCGCTTTCAACATCAAGACGGAACTTATCGGTGGATGTACGATCAGGTGCAGCTTGTGCGCGACGAGTCCGGCAACCCCTTGGAGATGGTTGGTTTTTGGATAGATATTACGGAACGCAAGCAGGCTGAAGCGCAGCTAATTCGCATCAGTCAAGCGGTAGAAAGTGCCACAGATGCAATCAATATTGCAGATATAACCACGCAGCACATCTACCAAAACCCAGCATTTCAGGAATTATTTGGCTATAGGATTGATGAACTTTTCGCCCTTGGCGGCGCGTCGGTTCTTTTCTGTGACAAGGCTGTTGCAAACGAGGTGTTCGAGACGATTAGTCACGGGGGCTTTTGGAGTGGAGAAGTTAAGATGCAAAACCGGCAAGGAAAAATTTTAGATATCTTGTTGCGGGCTTATGCAATTAAAGATAATTCCGGCCAGATGATCGGACTGGTGAGTGTCCACACAGATATTAGCGACCGGAAGCGGACTCTGGAAGCGCTGCAAGAACGAGAAATGAGGTTTCGCACCTTAACAGAAACCGTAACAGCCGCAATCTTCATTTCCCAAGGCACTCAACTGCGCTATGTCAACTCGGCAGCCGAAGAACTCACCGGCTACACGCGAGAAGAGTTGCTTGCCGGCGGCACAGAACTGATCCACCCCAAGTTTCGAGAATTCTTTATCAATCGAATGGGAGAGGGATTTTCTCTGCCTTACCTGCGCCAGCAAGATCAGCAACTCGCTTCGCGCTATGAATTGCAACTGCTCACCAAAACCGGCCAAGAACGTTGGGTTAATCTTTCAGTTTCTCTGATGGAGTTTGATGGGCAAATTGCTGCCCTCTCTGCTGCTTTTGATATTACCGAGCGCAAGCAGGCAGAGCAATCTCTTAAATATCGCCTTGTATTAGAACAGCTGATCAGCGATATCTCTACTCATTTTCTCAATCTGCCGCCGGCTGAGATTGATCGAGGCATTAACGAGGCGCTGTATGCGCTTGGAGAATTTATCAATGTTGAGCGCACCTATGTGTTTTTGTTCAGCGAAACCGGCACCGAGATGAGCAACACCCATGAATGGTGTGCCCCCGGCATTGAGTCCCACATCCACAGATTGCAAAATTTGCCGGTGAGTGCCTTTCCTTGGCTAGTGGAAATCCTTCGCCGGGGCGAGGTGCTTCAAATCTGTGAGCTGGCTGAACTGCCACCGGAAGCAAGGGCGGAAAAAGCTGAGTGTGAGTTGGAAGGCATTCAATCAATGCTGAATGTCTCCCTCGTTGCCGGTGGAGAAGTTGTGGGATTTATGGGCTGTGATAGTGCCCACCCACACAAAACCTGGACAGAAGATCATATTACCTTGCTAAGAATTGTTGGAGAAATTATTGTCACGGCAATGGAACGCCGGCGCGCCCAAGAGGAAAAAACGCAACTGATCGCCTCTCTCCAAGAACGGGCGGCAGATTTGGCGCGTTCCAATGCCGAGTTAGAACAATTTGCTTATGTTGCCTCCCACGACTTGCAAGAGCCATTGCGTGCTGTCACCGGCTACACTCAGCTCTTAGCCAGACGCTATAGCGGCCAACTCGATACCAAGGCTGACGAATATATTGCCTTTGCCGTCGAAGGCGCAACTCGGATGCAGAAACTCATTCAAGACTTGCTGCTGTTTTCGCGCGTCGGGAGGCGGGGTAAAGCCTTTGGGCCGGTGAACTTGGGGAATGTGTTGACTACGGCTGTGGCGAATCTGCAGGTTGCCATTACAGAAAATAACGCTACCATTACCCACAGCGAGTTACCAACTGTCAAGGGCGATCCGACACAATTGGTGCAATTGTTACAAAACATTATTAGTAACGCAATCAAGTACCGCAGCTCAGGTCCACCAATCATTCATGTCAGCGCTCAGCGACAGGACGAGCAATGGCAGTTGTCTATTTGTGATAATGGGATCGGGATTGACCTCAAATACGCCGAGCGGATTTTTCTCGTATTTCAGCGCCTGCACACGCGGGAAGAGTACCCCGGCACCGGCATCGGTTTGGCTATTTGCCAAAAGATTGTTGAGCGGCATGGGGGTAGAATTTGGGTTGATTCGCGTCTAGCTGAAGGCTCAACCTTTTATTTCACGATTCCTGATGCGAAAGAACTTCATGAGGAACACGACAGCCATCAATAA
- a CDS encoding glyoxalase-like domain protein, translated as MILTFSITPTLSAFLPSLPLDSLLSTQGIMVMLLAAYAGAMWMFLTSAPKVHTIMVSDLEVARQFYEGLLDLPVADVPLHYYYNYEQTLGATGIDPLYMSTNMGATTTKNLDTPDGLWYQMQKNTQLHVISGASIGQKNRQRHVCFDSDCLELVLMRVQTRGIKYKIRREKPLNFLVKDLEGRVLEISEVSN; from the coding sequence ATGATTCTAACCTTTAGTATTACTCCTACCTTGAGTGCCTTTTTGCCATCCCTGCCCCTGGATAGCCTGTTATCCACCCAGGGGATCATGGTGATGCTGCTGGCTGCCTATGCCGGGGCGATGTGGATGTTTCTCACCAGCGCCCCAAAAGTTCACACCATCATGGTGTCCGATCTGGAAGTCGCGCGACAGTTTTATGAAGGTTTGCTAGATCTGCCGGTGGCAGATGTGCCCCTGCACTATTACTACAACTACGAGCAAACCCTCGGTGCCACCGGCATCGATCCCCTGTATATGTCCACCAATATGGGAGCAACCACCACAAAAAACCTTGATACTCCGGATGGATTGTGGTATCAAATGCAAAAAAATACCCAATTGCACGTCATCTCAGGGGCGAGTATCGGTCAAAAAAACCGGCAGCGTCATGTCTGTTTTGACAGCGACTGTTTGGAACTGGTGCTAATGCGCGTCCAGACACGAGGCATTAAATACAAAATTCGTCGGGAAAAGCCGCTGAATTTTTTGGTCAAGGATCTTGAAGGTCGCGTGCTTGAGATATCTGAAGTCTCTAATTAA
- a CDS encoding sigma-70 family RNA polymerase sigma factor, which translates to MQPPNFSESNHPLVKSLFHHSDGELLTLFQRHPEQGKYFTAIFCRYSPIVYSLISHACKSPVQADYLFALTWRHIYYELRGLDLRENQENGANEPALTLQNWLINMTALCVNSVELPPVESIHYSLQAASPPLWCYIQQALELLPALVRVVVLMAETFQWSETRIAGYLQAEGDEITPAEIKRVLKEGYHLLEKELPVDIREIYLDTLPAEFGQTSAIKA; encoded by the coding sequence GTGCAACCGCCTAATTTTTCTGAAAGCAATCATCCTCTTGTCAAGTCCCTGTTTCATCACTCGGATGGGGAGTTGCTGACGCTGTTTCAGCGCCATCCTGAGCAGGGCAAGTATTTTACAGCAATTTTCTGCCGCTACAGTCCAATTGTCTATAGCCTGATTTCCCACGCTTGCAAGTCGCCTGTGCAGGCGGATTATCTGTTTGCCTTGACTTGGCGGCATATTTATTATGAATTGCGGGGTCTGGATTTGCGCGAAAATCAAGAAAATGGCGCGAATGAGCCGGCTTTGACGCTACAAAATTGGTTGATTAACATGACGGCGTTGTGCGTTAACTCGGTGGAGTTGCCGCCGGTTGAGTCGATCCATTATTCGCTGCAGGCGGCATCCCCACCGTTATGGTGTTATATCCAACAAGCGCTGGAATTGCTACCGGCTTTGGTCCGGGTGGTGGTTTTAATGGCTGAGACTTTCCAGTGGAGTGAAACCCGTATTGCCGGCTATTTGCAAGCTGAGGGCGACGAAATTACACCCGCTGAGATTAAACGGGTGCTTAAAGAAGGCTACCACCTGCTAGAAAAAGAGTTGCCGGTGGATATTCGAGAGATATATCTCGATACCCTTCCCGCTGAATTTGGGCAAACCTCTGCGATTAAGGCTTGA
- a CDS encoding DUF4157 domain-containing protein, whose product MKLSEKIGIGGALLSLAIFVLGIYYPLAHNSIDIEYSSETLAVKLGKGKVPKKYSEAAWGKVGAGGYQAAAQWMTANNGKGQPLDEIQKEYLRPHFGDLVDRVDVIYNATLLDEWAAASLRLNFGKSNAQVYGDKIYVKSAYKRGNVKQLILLAHELVHVKQYENLGSLNEFGYEYFKEYERAGQSYRHNIMEREAFEFEAEFAKWLSQELRKPYEKPKVLDLKKDLFENRQLD is encoded by the coding sequence ATGAAACTATCTGAAAAAATTGGCATTGGCGGAGCGTTGCTCAGCTTAGCGATTTTTGTTTTGGGGATTTATTATCCTTTAGCTCATAATTCAATTGATATTGAATATTCTTCTGAAACTCTTGCCGTAAAATTGGGTAAAGGAAAAGTCCCCAAAAAGTATTCCGAGGCAGCTTGGGGAAAGGTGGGTGCCGGCGGATATCAGGCGGCAGCCCAATGGATGACAGCAAATAATGGAAAAGGTCAACCCTTAGATGAAATTCAGAAGGAATACTTGCGTCCCCATTTCGGAGATTTGGTTGATAGAGTAGATGTTATTTATAATGCCACGCTACTGGATGAATGGGCGGCTGCGAGTTTAAGATTAAATTTTGGTAAGTCTAACGCTCAAGTTTATGGAGATAAAATTTATGTAAAATCTGCCTATAAAAGAGGGAACGTTAAGCAATTAATTCTCCTCGCCCACGAGCTGGTTCACGTTAAGCAATATGAAAATTTGGGCAGTTTAAATGAATTTGGTTATGAATATTTTAAGGAATACGAGCGAGCAGGACAAAGCTATCGGCACAATATCATGGAACGGGAGGCTTTTGAGTTTGAAGCGGAGTTTGCCAAGTGGCTATCTCAGGAACTGAGAAAGCCTTATGAGAAGCCCAAAGTTTTGGATTTAAAAAAAGACTTGTTTGAAAACCGACAACTTGACTGA
- a CDS encoding AbrB/MazE/SpoVT family DNA-binding domain-containing protein encodes MGKTLLTTIPAMLSATVSDTGQITLPQEIRDRLKLVNGSKISFIIDEDGQVKLFPLNVPVEELSGILHRPGIKKATLEEMDIAISEGANDWT; translated from the coding sequence ATGGGAAAAACCCTACTTACCACAATTCCCGCTATGCTCAGTGCCACTGTCTCGGACACCGGACAAATTACCCTTCCTCAAGAAATCCGCGATCGCCTGAAACTGGTTAACGGCAGTAAAATCAGCTTCATCATTGATGAAGACGGGCAAGTTAAACTCTTTCCCCTAAATGTTCCTGTCGAAGAACTATCAGGAATCCTACACCGACCTGGTATCAAAAAAGCGACCCTCGAAGAAATGGATATTGCTATTTCTGAGGGAGCCAATGATTGGACTTGA
- a CDS encoding type II toxin-antitoxin system VapC family toxin, whose amino-acid sequence MIGLDTNILVRYLTKDDEQQWQQAVNLIQENQPGFIANIVLCELVWVLRGGNYGFSKNEIIQTLEAMLHSAAFEFESRSTVD is encoded by the coding sequence ATGATTGGACTTGATACCAATATCCTTGTTCGCTACCTCACCAAAGATGATGAGCAGCAGTGGCAACAAGCGGTTAACCTCATTCAAGAAAACCAGCCGGGGTTTATTGCCAATATCGTTCTCTGCGAATTAGTGTGGGTTCTCAGAGGAGGAAACTACGGGTTTAGTAAAAATGAAATTATCCAGACTTTAGAGGCAATGTTACACAGTGCGGCTTTTGAATTTGAAAGTCGTTCTACTGTTGACTAA
- a CDS encoding nucleotidyltransferase family protein translates to MKIRELLQQKRQEILQIAAQHGASNVRIFGSVATGEEREDSDVDFLVDMNSDRSLLDRIGLIQDLEDLLGRKVDVATVKGLREYFRERILSQAIPL, encoded by the coding sequence ATGAAAATTAGAGAACTCCTGCAACAAAAGCGGCAAGAGATTCTACAAATCGCTGCTCAACATGGAGCATCCAACGTGCGGATATTTGGCTCAGTCGCCACAGGCGAAGAACGAGAGGATAGCGATGTGGATTTTCTGGTGGACATGAATAGTGATCGCAGTTTACTTGATCGGATTGGTTTAATCCAAGATTTAGAAGACTTGTTAGGACGGAAAGTTGATGTGGCAACGGTTAAGGGATTGCGGGAATATTTTCGAGAACGAATTTTGAGTCAAGCTATCCCCCTATGA
- a CDS encoding DUF86 domain-containing protein, translating into MTDDRMYLQDICERISRIETYTQGGKAEFWQSSLIQDAVIRNFEVIGEAVKRLSPKLRQTYPEIPWRRIAGFRDVLIHDYTGIDLDEVWNVVERNLPELKPKIVQILSEIDDKT; encoded by the coding sequence ATGACAGATGACAGGATGTATTTACAAGATATCTGTGAGCGCATCAGTCGCATTGAGACTTATACTCAAGGGGGAAAAGCAGAATTTTGGCAATCTTCTTTAATTCAAGATGCAGTGATTCGCAACTTTGAAGTGATAGGAGAAGCGGTGAAGCGGCTTTCTCCCAAGTTGAGGCAAACTTATCCAGAAATTCCTTGGCGAAGAATCGCTGGATTTCGAGATGTCCTGATTCACGACTACACCGGCATAGATTTAGATGAAGTTTGGAATGTGGTTGAACGGAATTTGCCAGAGTTAAAACCGAAAATTGTACAAATTTTATCGGAAATAGATGATAAGACTTGA
- a CDS encoding ATP-binding protein, which translates to MFQATRRRLAIWYSAVTAVLLLLFATGVYLYVRSTLIERIDDTLNHVVEVVERSLVIEPVGPATAAAPQLRINVEASFRDNSDALEDDHIDLEWFSPTGDLLWSTLPVRINIPLHPNRTGETVQLPGSHLLRQVTERVEIGRQVLGYLRVSHPWFEVTKPIRQLLVDLSLGTSFMVLGVGGIGWLLSGLAMEPVRESYQRLKQFTADASHELRNPIATIQTNVQVALSDPELNSPPHRQQLQLIERLTRRLGRLVDDLLFLARQDSGMVQRSWVEVPLDALLMEVMEEQQAIATEKGVTLSLDLLDPPAPLAGNFELSNLFTLQGDWDQLARLFTNLVSNGVQYTPAGGQVRVELRAGSLLSRSTGSHLQIIVSDTGTGIPEYALPHLFDRFYRVDPARTHGATAGSGLGLAIAQAIVENHQGHIRVESQLQRGTTVTVTLPVPKPDELWLNVEKL; encoded by the coding sequence ATGTTTCAAGCGACTCGCCGGCGTTTAGCAATTTGGTATAGTGCCGTAACTGCTGTGCTGCTATTGCTATTTGCCACCGGCGTCTATCTTTACGTCCGCAGCACCTTGATTGAGCGGATTGATGACACCCTTAACCATGTGGTGGAAGTGGTGGAGCGGTCGCTTGTGATTGAACCCGTCGGGCCGGCAACCGCTGCGGCACCACAACTGCGAATCAATGTGGAAGCCAGTTTTCGAGACAATTCAGACGCATTAGAAGACGACCACATCGACCTGGAATGGTTCAGTCCCACCGGCGACTTGCTGTGGTCAACCCTGCCGGTGCGAATCAACATTCCCCTGCATCCCAACCGCACCGGCGAAACCGTACAACTCCCCGGCAGCCATCTATTGCGACAGGTGACGGAACGGGTAGAAATCGGGCGTCAAGTGCTGGGATACCTGCGCGTCAGTCATCCTTGGTTTGAGGTAACAAAACCGATCCGCCAGTTGCTCGTCGATCTCAGCTTAGGCACAAGTTTCATGGTGCTGGGTGTCGGCGGGATTGGCTGGTTGCTTTCCGGACTCGCAATGGAGCCGGTGCGGGAGTCTTACCAAAGGTTAAAGCAGTTCACCGCCGACGCCTCCCACGAACTGAGAAATCCCATCGCCACGATTCAAACCAATGTGCAAGTAGCGCTTTCAGACCCAGAGTTAAACTCGCCCCCCCACCGGCAGCAACTCCAGCTCATTGAAAGGCTAACGCGCCGGTTAGGGCGTCTGGTGGATGATTTACTATTTCTGGCAAGACAGGATAGCGGCATGGTGCAGCGCAGTTGGGTTGAGGTGCCGTTGGACGCGCTGCTGATGGAAGTGATGGAAGAACAGCAGGCAATTGCCACAGAAAAAGGCGTCACCCTTTCTCTAGACTTGCTCGATCCGCCTGCCCCACTTGCCGGCAACTTTGAACTGTCGAATCTCTTCACCCTCCAGGGAGACTGGGATCAGTTAGCGCGGCTATTTACCAATCTTGTCAGTAATGGGGTGCAATACACCCCTGCCGGCGGACAGGTGCGGGTGGAATTGCGTGCCGGTTCTCTCCTCTCCCGCAGCACCGGCAGCCATTTACAGATTATCGTCAGCGACACCGGCACCGGCATTCCCGAATACGCCTTGCCTCACCTCTTTGATCGCTTCTATCGAGTCGATCCTGCCCGTACACATGGGGCAACGGCAGGATCGGGGTTAGGGTTGGCAATCGCTCAAGCAATTGTGGAGAATCATCAAGGACACATTCGCGTTGAAAGTCAGTTGCAGCGCGGCACGACAGTTACCGTTACGCTGCCGGTGCCTAAACCGGATGAATTGTGGTTGAATGTTGAAAAATTATAG